In the genome of Gloeotrichia echinulata CP02, one region contains:
- a CDS encoding phosphorylase — MVQGKILLKPGTLWNSVKERTEYALGCGALQSIPTEFEFVEQGGVNFLVRILSNLNRKKVAKQKQEKQIATTGKEFNPFLPYEEDLFVADISDSHVCILNKFNVVDHHLLIITRAFEEQDSLLTLEDFAAMWASLADFDGLAFYNGGKIAGASQRHKHLQLVPLPLTPSGLQIPIAPLLPTATVPNSIATIPQLPFLNAFATLDPSWANSPFTAAAATLEIYHSLLRKVGLESVPYNLLATRQWMLIVPRSQEEFESISVNSLGFAGALLVRNQQQMHFVKDLGPMTILKSVAIPNP, encoded by the coding sequence ATGGTACAGGGAAAAATTTTACTAAAACCTGGCACGTTATGGAATAGTGTCAAGGAACGCACAGAGTATGCTTTGGGATGCGGTGCGCTCCAGTCAATACCCACAGAGTTTGAGTTTGTTGAGCAAGGTGGGGTTAATTTTTTAGTGCGGATTTTGTCGAACCTAAACCGTAAAAAAGTAGCCAAACAAAAGCAAGAGAAACAAATAGCCACAACTGGTAAAGAGTTTAATCCATTTTTACCTTATGAAGAAGATTTATTTGTGGCAGATATTTCTGATAGCCATGTGTGTATATTAAACAAATTTAACGTTGTTGACCATCACCTGCTGATTATTACCCGTGCTTTTGAGGAACAGGATAGCTTACTCACCTTAGAAGATTTTGCGGCCATGTGGGCGAGTCTTGCTGATTTCGATGGTTTAGCATTCTACAATGGCGGTAAAATTGCAGGTGCAAGTCAACGACACAAACACCTGCAACTTGTACCCTTACCACTTACACCATCAGGCTTACAGATACCTATTGCACCGCTGCTACCAACTGCGACAGTTCCCAATTCAATTGCAACTATACCCCAACTGCCTTTTTTAAACGCTTTCGCCACCCTCGATCCTAGTTGGGCAAATTCCCCATTCACCGCTGCTGCAGCCACTCTGGAGATATATCACAGCTTACTACGAAAGGTGGGTTTAGAGTCTGTTCCTTATAATCTTCTAGCTACGCGACAATGGATGTTAATTGTACCGCGATCGCAGGAAGAATTTGAGTCAATTTCGGTCAACTCATTAGGATTCGCGGGTGCGCTGTTGGTACGAAATCAACAACAAATGCATTTTGTCAAAGACCTCGGACCGATGACCATCCTCAAGAGTGTCGCCATACCAAACCCGTAA